The sequence tctccctagaagattgtgtaagtccttctcattgtccttatccttgggaggcaatgatctttccttatttttatctaaggatccactttttcctattttgtggatggtgtggactttattacttgatgttatgccttgtacgcatttgttgttgtttgttcaagggttctctcttacaagaggtgtaagtccttgactacaacctcttttgcacttggtaaaatacatccataatgaattcactctcctaattgggttaaaaagagcgtcatccttcattaagaatcactttcacctcgcaaaagaaggaagtattgcattcttattctcttctttgtcttattctagaagatgttatatttgtctaagacaatttctctcagggataggtgtcttttgtacaaatatctcttctcctctaaggatctcctttacacatactacaagatatccgttttcaactatcttatccttgcttaaggagtgtagaactctcttgcttggatctatgacattgttgcatttttggggtatcttcttgtgtgatgaaggtaggtatccttgttctacttttcttatgacataaaacttacactttttgagcaatgggtcattctcggaactagagcacagactcttagagcgagatgtcacgcttttgtactatacatatacatgttgtagcatactcaggcatagactcctatgaggtgcttctaacctcccttacacacacatgcacgaggttgagtggaactagcggcataaggctagactttctcactctcctcccttacatggatcacctagacagactctaggggctagttttccatgtcctttttcacatggatcacctagacaagatctaggggtgagaagtccgtgtttttctctctcactattcttctcatggatcactgttggattttgccaagattaagaagtcattgaaatgtacaagatagagacataatatgggacaagaataaactgtattctcatcaatagaaaatgatcaataatcaactggattattgttgtttcatacaatgtagatgagcctgcttatataggcaaggctacggATATGTATGAGcatacaaatatgacatgtggctcaataagaaacaagggtaggtaggaaataggtgtgggtaggtaggagaaataatataatattccacatgaggtggatcactcaccgaaggtggaattatcactccacaataggtggatatgatagtgtaataacaagatcaacaccataagaggtggaatttctcctacacacactatcccaatgtggcacaaacacccaagtgtctcatatccaaactactatgaaatgcattatcctaagtaaacttaagtaagtgtaataatatccatgatgaataattatttacaccaacacccccccttaagtgcaacttaggggaatgcacttaagtctataatgtaactaagcaatgcaagatgggtcccggctacgaggccatgttaggtacccatgcacaaatgcaaatgcatgcaaaccaatgcaatgaaatctctcacaaagtggggaaagagagaaaaacccaatgggaaaaaaccctcccccaaaaagagagatgaaagctatacaagaaactctcaaagaagtatgtgaggaacaaaaccccatgtgaggaaaaagtcccccccatacgagagaagaagagaagtcaaactgtgatcatccctcaatgaagaatctgcaccaatgatagaagctcgatgtatgaagaaactgctccacaaacatcgaacaacattcctccccttaggaagaaacaaaaccaaaggtgtatccatgaagtctccccaatcatgaagggaagatgtatgaagaaaactcatgatgaaaggaatctctgaaaactgctcaagtgtccccatgtcgatgctaaaagataccccttccaaaggtggtaaactgtgccatactgctgaaaaaggaactccaacatctagtgaagatggatgtagaacaatatccaaagactcatgtgtctcctcaaagaataaagagacctcctccaactgctgtacataagtatccacaatcatgtcaacctcgaaagaatgatcatgtagagaatgaacaagagggtcagagtgtgccctcgcaacaatcgaagaaggatcatcttcatcaaagagaagatgaatgtcatcaatgatgtctcccaaatctgcaatgtaggattccacaaacaaacctgcaatgtctgtcaagtaatcatcccatgaatctgaagctggaagacaatgtatatcctgctgcactgaatcacatgaaggcaaaactgtcgcactatctgcatcatcaggtgcaataggtgatgtgatatcaatatgaggagatgaaatagaagactcaagaacggggtcacatgtgagaatccccatgttcaagtgtccaaagttctcctcaaaatctgaaccatcacaataagtgtgatcataatgtgtagaatcatcaaatgtgaaatcatcatcatcaacaaaatctgaaaaggagtataaccgagatgcatgatcaaccaccccagttgcaatgatagctctagtctccatgtctctaataaaaactgagtcaggtgtgaactccacaactttcttagttgcgccatgtgtgatttgatagatagaaaggagattgtttgtcaagtggggtacacacaacacatcattgaaggagttatccccaatgtcaatagatcctttcccaatcacatccatgtatgtatgattgcccatcaaaatctgtggcatggtgcaaggctcaaatgtagagaacatagattgtgaagatgccatatgatgagaagcccctgaatctagaagccatctctctgaagtatgatttgttgtagcacatagagcttttccttttcttgttccaaaagagtgagtctttccacttgtagaagccatgaatgcttgcccttttccttttgaatgtgaggaagtggaagttgatgaatcatccttcttgtagactttaggcaaatcaatgttatgctttttgatgatatgtgtgagctcatcaatcttcttagtatggcaacgatgttcctcatgaccaatctttttacaataagcacaagtaggtctctctctctttggtgaattatctttcttggaagaagatgaatctccttgttgtggagaagattgtgctttatccttaggctttgattgccatttcttcttgtttgagttgtcctttccttgatttcctttgtttccttgatttgccactaatgcttgagacttagaagaagccttaagaatgcccatgcttatcaacttagtttgttccatcatcaacatttcattgaaagcatcaaatgtaggcattgtgtagcttgaacccattgtcatcctatgagtttggaaactagaaacaaatgctgcatattcttgtggaagcttccctatcaagttgaatatcaattgagtatcctttttatcaatgccacaatctttgagttgtgccctcaactcatttgccttagtgacataatcttgtatagtatcaaagttcttgggatctaacatggtgagatcactatcaatttgatatcccctaatctcatcaacttgaccatacaagtcttgaaacttttgccaagcatccttgattagagtgcatttctcaatatgaaaaatgagatcctttgatacatactttcttaaggtaccaattgccatgatatttttagtgagccaatctaagtgacgaactggatcagccttaggatgagctggagcaacaatagttccatcaatgtaatgagtgagtcctttttccataagtttgctccatgcatcaattttccaagtagcatagttatgtggagttaagagaggaaacttagaagaacccatagcagcaaaaaggaagaacacaagagcacaaaagcacaagagacaccccccaaattcaatcaatcaaagtacccccccaaaagtgatgattttggcactttatacttagtgcgattacaatgagccacttgcaaaacaaggcaaggtggacctatgatgcaaattttacaacttctcaaatgagatacaagagacttcaatcaatagtgcaatgaatctaactgagattcaagcaaatatacaagtaccaagagagccaaaaatggccatttgaagttgaactgcaaaatcaaaaatgcaaaggagagggggtcaaaaaatttccaaaccctgctgatgtggtgctgacgtcagcaaaacactgggttaaatttgacgaccgtatgaccatcgccaaaacttcgctgcctggctgactggacgtccgtaccgtacggacagatGACTCAGCTGCTGACTGTACCGTCCGTACTGTATGGAAATGTTGACTGTGCAAAGCTGACTGCGCGATGATGTGGCAGATTACGTGTCTTCCGTACGGATGAATGGGCATACGGTTTTCCGCGTGGCTGTGCTGACGTGGCAAAAGGTTGCCGAAGGCCAATTCGTGGGTGCCGGAAGCCGGAACGGCGGCCGGGAGGCGCTCGGGCTGAGCGGTGGGCGTGGCGCGGGCGACGCCGGGAGCAGCCGGAGAGGAGGTTGCGGACGGGCGCAGGGAGGAGCCGCTTGTGGCGGTGGAGCCAAGCGCGAAGGAGCGGCTCTGCGGACTGCAGTGCTGGGAGAACCGAGGGCAGAGGTGCCGGGGAGCGGCGCCGGCGGAGGGACGTGCGGTGGCAGCGCGGTCAGCGAGGCAGTGCCGGGAGC is a genomic window of Cryptomeria japonica chromosome 7, Sugi_1.0, whole genome shotgun sequence containing:
- the LOC131856656 gene encoding uncharacterized protein LOC131856656; the encoded protein is MNGHTVFRVAVLTWQKVAEGQFVGAGSRNGGREALGLSGGRGAGDAGSSRRGGCGRAQGGAACGGGAKREGAALRTAVLGEPRAEVPGSGAGGGTCGGSAVSEAVPGAEPEDGAQRRGRCGGRDTV